The sequence CCTTCTCTCCGCCTGCCTGTGCCCGGACAGTTTTTTGAGTTGGATGTGTATCACAGCGATGGGACACCCCTGACCTCGGATCAGATCTTCACGCAGCTGGAGAAGATCTGGAACTCGTCACTGCAAACCAACAAGGAGCCCGTGGGCATCCTCACCTCCAACCACCGTAACTCCTGGGCCAAGGCCTACAGCACCCTCATCAAAGGTGCCCACACCAGGCCCCAGCAGCTCGTCACGCTGAATCCCCTCGGCTCAGAGCGGGCGCTGTTGTCCCCATTGCACATGAGTGGAAACCTCAGTTGggtttagtttcttctttttgttcAGTAGCAAGTTGCAGTGAGAACACGCCCTTCTTCTGAGGAGCCCCCCTTCACATTCCCTCCAAATCCCATGCTGGGCAAGGGCATCATCCCCAGAATCCACTCCCATGTTGGATCCCCAGCTGCCTTACCGGCTTTCTCTGTGAcctgggcttccatttcctgctttctgaagCGGGGCAGCCGTGCCTCATGGGGTGCTCTGGGGCTACAGGGCCCTGTTAAAGGAAGCTCTGGAGGCCTCCCCAGGCCTAACCCTCGCCCCCCCACACGCGTCCCCACAGACAAGGTGAACCGGGAATCGGTGCTCTCCATCCAGAGGAGCATTTTCACTGTGTGCCTGGACGCACCCATGCCTCGGGTCTCGGAAGACACCTACCGTAGCCAGGTGGCGGGCCAGATGCTGCACGGGGGCGGCAGCAAGCTCAACAGTGGCAACCGCTGGTTTGACAAGACACTGCAGGTGAGGAGCTGGCAAGGCCAGGTCTCCCACCCCTGACCCGCACCCAGCTTCAGCCCACTGCCGCCTCAGGATTTCCTGTCCCTCCCCTGGACTCCAGTGTCCCTGGCTTCCCAGCTTGTAAAGCAGGGGGAAACCAGCAGGTGGACGCGGCTGTAATTAGCAGCAGTCAACCTGTCTTTCCCAAGCCTGGCCCAGTAACCCCTGTCACCTCCAACACATCCGTCAATGATCAGGAGAGCCTGGAATGTGGGGCCAGGTTGAGTGGCACAGTCTTGGTCATGACTTTCCCtcttacctgtgaaatggggTGGTGGTAGGACTCCTGGGAACGGTAGGTGCAAGGACCCAGAAAAGTCTCTGAGCACAGGATGTGCTTAGCGTGACCTGGGACAGAGGTCCCGAAGTCCCTGGTAAGTGTTAGCAGTTATGAATAAGAGTAATAAATCAGCTGAAGTGCTTGAGATGGTTCAGAGCTCCGCCCCCAGGGGACCCTGCCGGAGAATGACTGCCGGGGCCTGGAGCTGTCAGGGACCCCATCTCCCCCGCAGTTCATCGTGGCTGAAGACGGCGCCTGTGGGCTCGTCTACGAGCATGCGGCGGCCGAGGGACCCCCCATCGTCTCCCTTTTGGACCATGTCATGGAGTTCACGTGAGTGTGGGTCTCCCACCCTCTAGCCAGTTCTCCAGCTCCTGATGACAGGTGACACAGGTGACAGACGAGCTCAGAGGAGGAATGGCCATCTCCCTTGTACTGGGAATCTATGCTTCTACAGAGGAAGCCAGAAGGGGATGTGGGTTTCAGAGTCCATCAGAGCTGGGTTTGCATTCTGGTTCTGCCACTTCTCAGCtcggtgaccttggacaagtcccttcccctcctcccaagAGTCTCCCTGGACTGGCCCCCTCTTCCCAATCGTAATCCCGAGGATGGACCCAGGCTCCGGAGGCTCCTGGCAGGAGCCTGAGACCCTCACATCCTGTGCAGGAAGAAGCCGGAACTCGTGCGGTCTCCCATGGTTCCCCTGCCCATGCCCAGGAAGCTGCGGTTCAACATCACGCCCGAGATCAAGAGCGACATTGAGAAGGCCAAGCAGAATCTCAGCATGTGAGTGCTGGGAGGGGCTCCTCCAGCCGGAACAAGAGCCAGCTCTGCCACAGTGCCCACTGGTTCGGAGACTGCCCTCGGCCCCTCTGTGGGCTTGGCAGAGGCTACTGGGTACTgctcctcacctcccacccccaccccgcccccagcatGATCCAGGACCTGGACATCACGGTGATGGTGTTCCACCACTTTGGAAAGGACTTCCCCAAGTCCGAGAAGCTGAGCCCAGATGCCTTCATCCAGATGGCGCTGCAGCTGGCCTACTACAGGTACAGCCCACCCCGGGAGGGTGAAGCCTGGGGGCCGGTGGAAGGGCCTGCCAGGGGTGAGCTCAGTGCCCTTCCCACCCAGGATCTATGGGCAGGCCTGCGCCACGTACGAAAGCGCCTCTCTGCGCATGTTCCACCTGGGCCGGACCGACACCATCCGCTCGGCCTCCGTGGCCTCACTGACCTTCGTCAAGGCCATGGATGATCCCAATGTGACGGTGAGAGATCGGGGGCAagggtgggagagctgggttcaagcCTTTCTGCCTGCCTTCTTCTGTCAATGCacgttgagcacctactgtatccCAGTCCTGTGGTAGACACTGGGCATCTCGTGGAAGATGGAGCCATGAATTTATTGGTGCGGCCGCTTTCTGGCAgccaaagagaaaagggaactccagTGGGTCCTTGAGCAACTCGGGGGGTTTGGGGCATCACACAGTTGAAATTCCCCGTACCCCTTTATAGTCGCTCTCTATGTCAGTGCTTGTGCGTTTGCAGGTCCAGCCTTCCATGGGGTGTGTCATACTGCTGTGTTTTTTGATGAAAGTCCATATATAAGTAGGCTTGCACAGTTCAAACCGAGTTGTTCGAGGGTCAACCATCAGCAGTGAGCACTTGCCCTGTGTCAGGCCTTGGCTGGGGACTGGCCAGTCTGTGCTTTCAGGAGAACAGAACGTGGAGTGGGTGGTGGGCCCCTGAGGAGGGAGCAGGGACAGGAAGCATCAGcgccctctccccccaccccccacctagGAGCACGAGAAGGTGGAGCTGCTGCGGAAGGCTGTGCAGGCCCACCGAGCCTACACTGACCGGGTGAGCCAGCCCCCGCTCCCTATTCCCTTGGCCCTGAGCGTGACCCACCAACCTGTCCATCCCTGCAGCAAATGGCTGCTCCCCTTAGCGTCAGGCACCCCTGCCCTAAGCACTGGGGCACTTGGAGCAAAGCTGAACATCCCCATTCTACAGTGGGAGAAACCAAGGTGAGGCCCAGCAGCTGCCCTGGGCCCAGGTTGGCCTCTGGATCTTGTGTCAGGCACTCTCCCCACTGCCCCGGAGCCCAGGATGCTGAGGGTGTGCACGGTCTGGCAGACCGCAGGGTGCCTGCCCTCTGACAGctggggctgcagtccaggggtggaGGTCCGGTTCCCAGCCTGACCCTGAGTGCCTGCACACGCCAGGCTTTGCCCATGTTACGCTCAGGCAGCTACTTCAATCAGTGCCACCCCACAGAGGGAGTTCAGTGACTGTCCCTATCTCACAGCTGAAGACACTGAGGCTCCAAGACGTCAGTGACCTGCCGAGGTCCCACAGCCAGGATGGGGCCAGGCCACCCAGCTGCAGGCCTGTGCTCTTGGGCTGTACTTTCCAGCCTCCCTGGAGGCAGGGGAGTtcctaggcctcagtttccccatctgtgaagtgAGGGCTTTCCTGCCCGGCTGCTCTGGCCTCACGGATCTGCGGGCCAGTGAGTGGAAGAGCCGTTGCCGCCAGAGGCTCCTGGGGAGGGCGGCAACTGGTGGGCCTGCAGCCCCTGCTCCTGACAGCTCCCCTCTTACAGGCCATCCGTGGGGAGGCCTTCGACCGGCACCTGCTGGGCCTGAAGATGCAGGCCATCGAAGACCTAGTGAGCATGCCCGACATCTTCATGGACACCTCCTACGCCATCGCCATGCACTTCAACCTCTCCACCAGCCAGGTGAGCCGCTGCCTTGACTGCCCTGGGGTGGGATGGAACGGAAGCCACAGAGGATGCACCGGGGTACGAAACACAGTCACCTGGAGGTGATGTGACTCACACAGGCCCCTCCTGAAGCAGCTGAGTTCTGGGGTCGGGGGCTCCACTTCACCTCAGGCAGGCTGAGGAGTCGGGACCCCTCTTCTTCCTTGGCTTCCTTCACACACTGATCAGATGCTAAGGAGCATTTGATCCAGGCCAGcctgtgctgggcactgggaTACTGCCCCCAGGGGCTCACAGTCTTGGCAGGACAGTGACAGCCCCCCAGGAATGTCAGGGAAATCTGGTGACACCAGAACTGCACCCCTAAGGGCCCTAGGGGAGTCAGCTGTCCGCTGAAGACAAGCAGAGGGCGTCTCAGGCAGAGCACGGTGGGAGCTCACGTGGAAGGCAGGCTGGTGCCACCGCGGGGCTGGGATGAGAGCCGTGGTCCTGTGCCGTCCTCAGGTCCCCGCCAAGACAGACTGTGTCATGTTCTTTGGGCCCGTGGTGCCAGATGGCTATGGCGTCTGCTATAACCCCATGGAGACGCACATCAACTTCTCCGTGTCAGCCTACAACAGCTGTGCCGACACCAACGCGGTCCACCTGGCGCACTATCTGGAGAAGGCGCTCCTGGACATGCGGGCTCTGCTCCAGAGCCACCCCCGGGCCAAGCTCTGAGCCCGTTGCTTGGCCTGCCGGTGCCACAGCCACACCACCTTGGGCTATGCCACCCACTTGGCTCCTCTTCTTTGCTCCCTCTTCCCCTGGGCCCCACAGATCTCAGTCAGGGACAGCCACCCTCAGCAGGGTCTGCAGGCCCAAGCCGAGTGCCTTTCATGGGTCTTCACCAGCACCCAGGCTGAGTTCAGAAACTGAACAGGAGGTCGGCCCAGGCACCCACCATGGCCTCCTCCTGGGAAAGGGAC is a genomic window of Muntiacus reevesi chromosome 3, mMunRee1.1, whole genome shotgun sequence containing:
- the CRAT gene encoding carnitine O-acetyltransferase isoform X1, which encodes MLAFATRTVVKPLGLLKPSSLMKVSSRFKAHQDSLPRLPVPPLQQTLDHYLKALQPIVSEEEWTQTKQLVEEFQVAGGVGERLQKGLERRARKMENWLSDWWLKTAYLQYRQPLVIYSSPGVMLPKQDFVDRQGQLRFAAKLIEGVLDFKTMIDNETLPVEYLGGKPLCMNQYYQILSSCRVPGPKQDLVTKFSRTKKPPMHITVVHNYQFFELDVYHSDGTPLTSDQIFTQLEKIWNSSLQTNKEPVGILTSNHRNSWAKAYSTLIKDKVNRESVLSIQRSIFTVCLDAPMPRVSEDTYRSQVAGQMLHGGGSKLNSGNRWFDKTLQFIVAEDGACGLVYEHAAAEGPPIVSLLDHVMEFTKKPELVRSPMVPLPMPRKLRFNITPEIKSDIEKAKQNLSIMIQDLDITVMVFHHFGKDFPKSEKLSPDAFIQMALQLAYYRIYGQACATYESASLRMFHLGRTDTIRSASVASLTFVKAMDDPNVTEHEKVELLRKAVQAHRAYTDRAIRGEAFDRHLLGLKMQAIEDLVSMPDIFMDTSYAIAMHFNLSTSQVPAKTDCVMFFGPVVPDGYGVCYNPMETHINFSVSAYNSCADTNAVHLAHYLEKALLDMRALLQSHPRAKL
- the CRAT gene encoding carnitine O-acetyltransferase isoform X2, whose amino-acid sequence is MENEQQKEKVKPLGLLKPSSLMKVSSRFKAHQDSLPRLPVPPLQQTLDHYLKALQPIVSEEEWTQTKQLVEEFQVAGGVGERLQKGLERRARKMENWLSDWWLKTAYLQYRQPLVIYSSPGVMLPKQDFVDRQGQLRFAAKLIEGVLDFKTMIDNETLPVEYLGGKPLCMNQYYQILSSCRVPGPKQDLVTKFSRTKKPPMHITVVHNYQFFELDVYHSDGTPLTSDQIFTQLEKIWNSSLQTNKEPVGILTSNHRNSWAKAYSTLIKDKVNRESVLSIQRSIFTVCLDAPMPRVSEDTYRSQVAGQMLHGGGSKLNSGNRWFDKTLQFIVAEDGACGLVYEHAAAEGPPIVSLLDHVMEFTKKPELVRSPMVPLPMPRKLRFNITPEIKSDIEKAKQNLSIMIQDLDITVMVFHHFGKDFPKSEKLSPDAFIQMALQLAYYRIYGQACATYESASLRMFHLGRTDTIRSASVASLTFVKAMDDPNVTEHEKVELLRKAVQAHRAYTDRAIRGEAFDRHLLGLKMQAIEDLVSMPDIFMDTSYAIAMHFNLSTSQVPAKTDCVMFFGPVVPDGYGVCYNPMETHINFSVSAYNSCADTNAVHLAHYLEKALLDMRALLQSHPRAKL